One region of Oreochromis aureus strain Israel breed Guangdong linkage group 19, ZZ_aureus, whole genome shotgun sequence genomic DNA includes:
- the LOC116334717 gene encoding transmembrane protein 179: protein MALDNLIFAQCILYFLAFVFGFIAVVPLSENTEDFGGKCLLFTRGMWQNENITVMKQRFIVEEWGPESSCSFITFVGIASLILSAVQAWRLLFFLCKGHDDSIFNAFLNLLISSLVVFTVFLSSTIVSVGFNLWCDAITEGGTMPSSCEDMQDTDLELGLDNSAFYDQFAIAQFGLWAAWLTWLGITVMAFLKVYHNYRQEDLLDTLIHEKELLLGRSSRRGSDLKTGLI from the exons ATGGCCCTCGACAATTTGATTTTCGCCCAGTGCATCCTTTATTTTTTAGCTTTCGTTTTCGGTTTTATCGCCGTGGTGCCTCTGTCTGAAAACACGGAGGATTTCGGGGGGAAATGCCTGCTGTTCACGCGGGGTATGtggcaaaatgaaaacatcacTGTGATGAAGCAGCGCTTCATCGTGGAGGAGTGGGGACCTGAGTCCTCCTGCAGCTTCATCACTTTTGTCGGGATAGCGTCCCTCATCCTGTCCGCAGTGCAGGCTTGGAGGCTGCTGTTCTTTCTGTGCAAAGGACACGACGA ctccatcttcaatgCCTTCCTCAACCTGCTCATTAGCTCCCTGGTGGTGTTCACAGTCTTCCTGTCCAGCACCATCGTTAGTGTGGGCTTTAACCTGTGGTGTGACGCCATCACTGAGGGTGGGACTATGCCTAGCAG CTGTGAAGACATGCAGGACACTGATCTAGAACTGGGTCTGGACAACTCTGCTTTCTATGACCAGTTTGCTATAGCTCAg TTTGGGCTGTGGGCCGCCTGGCTCACCTGGCTCGGGATCACTGTGATGGCTTTTCTGAAGGTCTACCACAACTACAGACAAGAGGACCTGCTCGACACCCTGATCCATGAGAAGGAATTGCTGCTCGGCCGCTCTTCACGCCGCGGCTCTGACCTCAAGACCGGCCTGATTTAG